The Herminiimonas arsenitoxidans sequence ATTACCCGAGACATTAATAGTTCCGCTACTGGTATTGGTGAAACTATTCGTATTGCCTTGCGCATATACAGCTGTTGATGAAGTACCCGACGTGGTAATCGCACCGCTATTAGTAATCGTGTTGTTGCCACCGACTACGTGAATAGCATCTGAACTACTGTTCAAAGTTGTGATCGTACCGGCGTTGTTAACCGTGTTGTTTGTCCCGCCGCCGCCCGCTGCGGAAGTTCCAATTGAGATGCCATAAATATTCGCCCCTGTCACACTGATCGTGCCAGTGCCGCTATTGGTAATCGTATTATTGTTAGTCAATGCTGAAATAGCCGCCTTCAGCCCACTGCCTGAACCCGCGATCGTAGTAAGAGCTCCGTTGTTGGTAACGCTGCTACTGCCAACAACTTGTATGCCCATTCGGGTAAAGGATATGGTGCCGGGATCAACCGTAACATTGACATTACTGCTGTTGGCTACCGCGATCACGCTGGGTGAAGTACCTGCAGATGGAGTGCAACTGACAGTGGCACCGGAAGTCGGCGCAGTATTGTCACAAGCCGCCCAGACATGGCTTGTGCTCAAACCAATCAAGCCTAATGCGATATACAGGGCGCGTCGGGAATAGTGCTGAGAATTGTTAGTTGCGGACTGGTGTCGCATGGCTAAAAATATCTTCAATATTTTCTCGCTAGCAAGAGTTAGAACCCAGATTTAAAACATGTACATCAGTATATGGAATTAACAATTCATTGACTAGATAGCATCAAAAAAACTACATCAATATGGCAAGAATGTTTAACAAATTCTTCACATGCAATGATGGCAAATCATCGCCGCCGCTACACTAAGAAACAATCGCGCGAACAGTCGGATGCGGCGTACCAGTCCATGCAAGTTCATACGCGATGCCGCGTCTTACATTACCCACCAGGGCTGGGCGGAAACAAGCGAGATTCGTTCCGCCTGCATGCCGCACGCTGGGATAAATAATGCCCAGTGAACCTTCTTCCAATAATTGCGCAGCCAGCTTTTGCGATGCGACGTAGCTATTCGGCGTCAGGCATTTTGCATAGCGACTGGCACCGCGCAAATCATGGAACTCATTATTGAAATCCGCCAGCAAGGTTTGATAACGCACGCTGTCGTCGAAGCGATCAATTTCGTAATACTCAACCGTTTTATGGAAGATGATTTCGTCCAAAGACGTTTCTATGTCGAAGCCGCAATACCAGGCGCCACGCTCATCGTTATTGAAACGGCTGCCTTCTGGGCGCGCATACGTAAACGCGGCATTGATCATGCGGAAATGTGGCACACCAAATACCAATTCATCTACACCGATACCAGCCGCACGACCATGCTCTGCAATCAAACGCTCATTGGTTGCGTTATCGAGTTCAAAAATATCCGCCAGATGTTTGGCATCTTCAGCCAATGGCACCAACACGGAATCTTCTTTATCAACAAAACGGGAAGGGATTAAACGACAAGTATCAAACTGGCGTAATTGCACCAGCGGCGGTACAGCCATTACAAACCTCCGCGCCGTGCGTCCAGCAATTTGCGGACAACTTGCATCGCGAGCAAACCACCGGCCTGCATATAAGCCAATGGCGACTGGCCGGCGAAAATAATATTCTTGTTCGGCAGACTGATCCATTCATCAGCCAACTTATCGCCGTACAGAATGTGGAGTGCCTTATAGATCCCAATCAGATAGGAAATGCGCGTGATGCGATCCACTTCCAGCACGCGATCCGGATTCTTTTTCCATTCATAGAATGCGCTGCTGGATAAACCGCCTAAAAGCTCGCGCGCATCCTCGTCGCGCAGCTTCCACGCATCGGCGAGCCGGAAGAATCCCTTCAATGCTGAACTGGACAAGCGCTCCCGTTCTGATTTCGCATTCAGGTCAACTAGTCCGGCTGGTTCGAATCGGCTTTTTGGATAAGCGTATGCGGCACTCATATATTTCTCCATTTATGGATATAATATACTCCACTTACGGAAAATCAAGTTTGATGCAACTTCCTCACCAATTGTGAGATCGATAAGGTATTAACTCACAATCGAATCGGCGCCTGCCGACAACGCCCTAAAAACCCAGACAAGAACCGCCTTATTCACACCAAGCGCGACCAACAATACGCGAATGGATAATATTATCGATACACAAATGGTTTCAACTTTGATCATGTTTATGCGCGTATGTATAGTCTTTCCATGACTATTGGAAACCGCCTTGATCAGGCAATGAATGCCGCAAGAATAAAATCGCAAAGCGAGCTGGCGCGTATTTCCGGCGTCCCGCAGGCGACAATCAGCCGAATTCTAAAAGGTGTCGGCGCCAAAGGACCAGAAACAGAAACCATCAAAAAGCTTGCAAGAGCATGCAAGGTGTCCTTTTCTTGGCTGAATGAAGGCGAAAATTTCGACGCTATCGAGAACATCACGCCGCATGAACCACAATCCAAAATCTATCCTGTCTTGGACAAACGCATAGCGCATGCCGTCAAGTTGATGCAGCAAATGCCCGAGTACAAATTGAACCAAGCGATCAAAATCATCGACACAATTGCTGAACCCGTACCAAAAAACGAATCTGATTAATCCATACATCGGTGGAAAAATTGGGCATTCGGCCTAATACAGCAGAACAACTCCTCTTCACCATCCCGTCAACGCACATCCCACAAGATGCCACGCAAAAAATATCTGGGCTGACCGAGCCGCTCAGATATTCAACGACTTCTGCGCACCTCCTACACATTCAATGTGTAAATGACATCGCCGCTCCATAAGCAAAAGACACAATATCTAACCATTCACGTATTGACAGTGCAATTCATTCTCATATAGCTTATGTATGTTGTTATTAACTCAAGTCTGCAATGTCACCGCAATACATGCAATCAAGAGATTTCATCTACCTAAATGAAGTTTTATAAAACCTGATCGGCATTGCGCAAACCCTCATCGCATTAATGGCAGCACCTCACTGACAGAAGGCACAGCATGAGAAGACAAATATCACCGTACTCCCCACGTCCAGGCAGCAAAGTCGCAATGGCCATCAGCGCAATGCTTAACGGCCCCATGACAGCACAAGAATTAGGCAAGGTCGTACAAAGAGCGAGCACAGCAGTCAATGCGCTATTACTACGTGCCTTAGCGCACTCCGCCATCATCAAGATAAAAGATAAAACCGGGCGCTTGTATTTCGCCTTACCTGGCACGCCGTTAGACGAACGCTTCGTAGCTGTTGGGAACAATGAAACTACTGCTTTTCAAAAGGTAGGTAATGGCAATGCCTTTACAGACGATCAGACATCCACCCTACCTTCACAGGGAAAAGCATTGATCTTGATCTCCTCCAACACGCACGCATTAGTTGGCGGATTTCGTGACACAGAAAACGAACACGCATGCAACGAGATGCATCATGAGACAGAGTCCAACTCCTCGTATTCAGCTCCCGTAATCGCAGGTTTGTTTTCCGATGGCGAGCTCACTATCGCAGTCAACGGCGAATGCCTTAGGCTCAATACTATGCAGCGCCAGCAACTCTATACATATCTGCACAAAATCAGATATCTGACATAAATACGGCAACAATAAGTAGCACCACATCCCTCTTCAAAAAAACGCTCGTGCGTTGCCGTTGGCATAAAACGCACGAGCCGTTCCTGACATATCACCACGATATCCCTCATATCTTTGCACGTGAGAAGTTTGTTAAATTTCTTATCAAGCACACATCTAAAATCGTTATCTTTGTTTCAATTAACCTTATTTATCGACAAAATCGTCGTAAATAAGCATCAAAAGGTTAAAAAATCTCATATTCATGGGAGCGTTTATTTTTATTTTGCATGGTAGCGTCACTAAAATTTCCGCAAAGCACCATATATTTTTGCCCTTTTGGATCACCTTTTTTAACAAACGCGTTCAGAACTAAAACCGCAATTCGACCTAGCACTTCAACGAAGTAATTTGGGAGATGACGATGTTTGCAAACATGAAGGTAGGGACCAAACTAAGCCTGGGATTTGGTATCACCGCACTACTCACACTGTTGATCGCCGTATTCTCCTTACTGCGCATCAACCAGATCGACGGCGTCATCGCCACCCAAAACGACATCCGCACACAACAGCTGGAACGTCTCTACACTGCACGCGAAGCACTCGGTCAAACCGGGCTTGCCGCACGTAACGCATATATCTTCACGGACAAAGCAGATGCGATGAAAGAGCTGGATATTCTGGATGAGCAAAAGGCCATTTATCTGGATGCCTTGAGCAAGATGACACCGCTGTTCAAAGGCAATGCTGATTTCGACAAAGTCAGCAAAGGTTTGCTAGCTATGGCCGAAGAACTCAAACGTCCACGCAAATTCCGTGAAGCGGAACAGATGGAAGAGTTCGGCAAATTTCTCGTCAACGAATGCAGCCCTTTACGCAGACAGATCGTCGCCGACATTGGTACTGTCGTTAAGTCCATGCAACAAGTTGTTGATGCAAAAAGTGAGGAAGCAAATCAGGCAGCACGACAATCCATCACCATCATTGTCGCGATCTCAGCTGTCGCTCTGCTCTTGAGCATTGGCCTTGGCATCCTTATCAGCCGCGCAATTACCCGTCCACTCAATCAAGCTGTCAAAGTCGCGCAGACTGTTGCCAGTGGCGATCTGACCAGCAAAATAGAAGTCAAATCCAAAGACGAAACCGGCCAATTGCTGCAGGCATTGAAAGAAATGAATCAAAGTCTGATCGGTATCGTCGATGAAGTGCGCAGCGGCACAGCAACGATGGCCACAGCCTCCAATCAGATCGCCAGCGGCAATATGGATCTTTCCTCACGCACCGAAGAACAAGCCAGCTCACTGGAAGAAACTGCTTCGTCGATGGAAGAGCTGACTTCGACCGTTAAACAAAATGCAGACAATGCACGTCAAGCCAACAGCCTGTCATTGTCTGCATCGGAAATCGCAGTCAAAGGTGGCCAAGTCGTTAGCGAGGTCGTCGTCACGATGAATGGCATCAATGACTCCGCCAAGAAAATTACTGACATCATCGGCGTCATCGACGGTATCGCCTTCCAGACCAATATCCTGGCATTGAATGCGGCGGTAGAAGCTGCACGAGCCGGAGAACAAGGCAGAGGTTTTGCAGTCGTCGCCAGCGAAGTACGCAACCTCGCTCAACGATCAGCTGCTGCAGCGAAAGAAATCAAAACGCTGATTGACGACTCAGTCGGCCGCGTCGATACCGGTAGCAAACTGGTAGTACAAGCCGGCTCCACCATGACAGAAGTCGTCGATAGCGTTAAACGCGTGACAGACATCATGGCCGAGATCATGGCTGCTAGCCAAGAACAAAGCGCCGGCATCGAACAAGTCAATCAGGCTATCGCGCAAATGGACCACGTCACGCAACAGAATGCCGCATTGGTAGAAGAAGCTGCCGCAGCCGCAGGTTCGCTCAAGGACCAAGCGGTCAAACTGGAGCAAACCGTCAGTGTCTTCAAAATCGATGGCACAACAACGCACGTGGAGCAGCAGGAAATAGTGACGCGCTCAACCCAGGTCAGACCAGCACTTGCCTCCAAACTATCGAGTATCAAGCGCGCCGTCTCGGCACCGCGTCACCTTGCTGTCGTCGCATCGGCAACCGGTATCGATTGAACACAATTCAAATCGGTTTCGGATTAACAAGAGCGGCCAGGGTCATTATCTGACTAGGTCGTACAAATAGCTTTAAAGCATTTCCCGCCCTGAGTAATCTCGGCGGGATTTTTTTTGATATGTATATAGACTAAGCCTCATTCTTTTTCAGCCAATCGAATGCTTGGCGCCTGAATAAATCCGATTGAGGCGTCATTACGCTCTGACAAATAACGTGCTGGCGGCTTCCCCACCGCCTTACGAAACATGGTGACAAATCCACTGGCACTTTCATATCCAAGATCCAGTGCAATTGCCTGAACACTTTCACCTTTTGATAATCGCTGCAGCGAGAGAATCACATGCAACTGCCGACGCCAGCGACCAAAACTCATGCCAATTTCTTGCAGTAGAAGGCGACTTAAGCTGCGATCACTCATGCCGATGCGAACCGCCCATTCAGCCACAGTCGCTTTGTCAGCGGGATCATCAATTAGCATTTCAGCCAACTTATGCAAACGACGATCGCGGGGCATAGGCAAATGCAGATTCTCAACCAGCGCAGTCGATAGCTGATCGAGCATCACCGTAGCTAATCGTCCCTCCGCACCATCAACAGGATATAGCTCAGGGAAGTTAGTTGCCGTCATCACCAGTTCTTTCAGCAAAGGAGACACTGACAAGGTACAACACCGCTCTGGGAGATTCGGCGCGGCTTCAGGCTCAACGAATAGGCAATAGCACTCGCAACCGCCAGAACCACGGGCAGCGTGCGGCAAGCCGCCAGGAATCCAAATGGCGCATTGCGGTGGAACGATCCACATCCCGTCATCAATTTCGCAAAGAATGACGCCGCGCACCGTATATAAAAGCTGTGCTTTGCGATGCTGATGCTTCGCATGCTCCCAGCCTGAAGAAACATCCGATGCCCTGATAGCCATAACTAAACGCGGCACACCATCGACATCAACTTGCGTCGATATTGAATCGCTTAGATTGATTAGCGGCATAAGAGCGTCGAATTGGCTGAATTGAACAATATTCTGGCTAAATTATGCAATGACGTCAATCTTCGTAATGAGTATCGTTACTACTCTTATAGGAGATTAACCATGACTTTAGATACCTCAAACTTTCCCTTGGTATGGATGTGCCGCTTGGCCGCCAGTACAAATCAAGACGCCGAGAACGCCTTCAAACAGCTCGACGAACTCTTAGCAAAACAACAGCCATTTGTTCTTTTAAGCCAAGATGAAGTCGATGAGAATCATGAGCACTCGCCTCAAGAACGAAAGCAAATCACGCTCTGGATGAAAAAGAATAAGAGCGAAATTCGAACATGGATTAAAGGCATGGTTCAAATTGAACCGAGTACAGTCAAAAGATTGGGTATGCGAGCCTTCGCCAAAACGTTTGCTAAATTCTGGGGTTACCCATTATTTGTCGTAGCTAGCAAGGCCGATGCGTTGCTGGCAGCAAGTTTACTTTTGCACGAGAAGCAGCTCACGCAAGATATTGAGGCGCAATAAGCCTAAAATTTCGTATGTATACTTGCTGATGTAGACGAATGATTTGAACGAGGAAGTTTGCATGCTACGAAATACAAATTGGAAAACTCTCGCTATAGCTGCCTTGACCTCCATCCTTTTTTCAGCCTGCGCTAGCGCTGGAACCACTTTCAATTGGGATCAGGCACGTAGCATTAAGGCTGGTATGACAGAAGAGGAAGTCATCGAAAAAATAGGGAAACCCTATGCGATCACAGCACAAGGTCAGCGGCAGGTCTGGCTGTACTCGCACGCGAATGCGTCCGGCGTGGCAAATTCTATTTCTTTGATTATGAAAAACGGGCGTGTCTTCGAAGCGCCACGCGTTCCCTATTCATTTAAAGTCGATTAGCGACTGAGTGCCGAATAGACGCGTTTATAAGCGAGAGTAGAGTCAGTTAAGACTGATTGCTAGCCAACCTTGGGCTCTTTAAACTGAGCACAGGCATTTGGCGGAAGCGGTGAGATTCGAACTCACGAACGGGATAAACCGTCGCCAGTTTTCAAGACTGGTGCCTTCAACCACTCGGCCACACTTCCTTTTCGGATATTGACGAATGAACACCATTCATCCGATTTACTAGCCAATCGCACGAGCGCGCAATCTATCGGTGATAGAGCCCATCAACTTCCAAGAGGTCGCATTATACCTAACTCAGACTAAATTGCCGAATACCTGACAATAAATTCTTAGTCGACTAAAAATAATTGCTGCAAATCATTCAAGAAACGCTGACCCAGCACGGTCGGCTTGATCGTTTTATGGTCGCGGTATAGCAAACCCTTTGCTTCTGCTTCATTTAGCGCGTGCTCTACAGCATTCAATGGCATGCCTGTGCGCTCGGCAAATCGATTAACGTCTACGCCATCAACCAGACGCATCGCGTTGAGCATGAATTCAAACCCCATCTCGTTGCGCGTGATTTCATTTTCTTCCTGGATCGGATTACCTAGTCGCATGTTCTCCATGTAACTCTTGGGCTGTTTGTAGCGCGCCTGTCGAATCACACGATGCGGAAAAGATAATTTGGTATGTGCGCCGGCACCTATGCCGAGGTAATCACCAAATTCCCAGTAATTGAGATTGTGGCGTGCCTGGCGCTTCGGCTGAGCATAAGCCGACACTTCGTAATGCTGATAACCGGCTGCACTGGTTTCTTGCTCAATCATGTCTTGCATATCCGCACTGGCATCGTCGTCGGGCACGACCGGCGGATATTTGGCGAAGACCGTGTTCGGTTCCATCGTCAGGTGATACAGCGACAAATGCGGCGGTGCGTAGGCGATTGCCGTCTGCACATCCTGTCGTGCTTCTTCCAGCGTTTGCGACGGCAAGGCGTACATCAAGTCGAGATTGAAGTTATCAAAGTTGCTGGCCGCAATATCCACCGCACGCTGCGCTTCGTCACCGTTATGGATGCGACCCAGCGCATCCAGATGGCGGGAATTGAAACTCTGTATGCCTATCGACAGACGATTGATACCGCTGGCACGATAAGACTTGAATTTCTCTGCTTCAAAAGTGCCCGGATTGGCTTCCATCGTGATTTCGACAGCGCCGTCCAGCGGCAGCAGTGTACGAATATCAGAGAGCAAGCGATCAAGCCCCTTGGCTGATAACAGGCTAGGCGTACCACCACCGATAAAAATCGTATAAATCTTGCGACCCCAGATCAGCGGCAATGCCATCTCGAGGTCGGCGCGCAAGGCTGATAAATACTCGTCTTCCGGGAAACCGCCAGTGGCTTCATGCGAATTGAAATCGCAGTAAGGACACTTCTTCACACACCATGGGAAATGCACGTACAGCGACAGCGGCGGCAATGCCGTCAAACTTAATGCGCCCGGCTTCAGGTAGGCGGTGGCAACACGTGCCGGCCCTGAGTGATCGAGCGTATCGGCGATGCTGTTGCTGATCGGTTTAATCGGGATCATCGCAATTTTTCTATCAGCGCACGCAAGGCTTGGCCGCGGTGCGACAGGCGATTTTTTTCTTCAGCAGTCAGTTCTGCTGCTGTCTTTTGTTGCTCAGGCAACCAGAAATAAGGATCGTAGCCAAAGCCGCCCTGCCCGCGTGGCTCTGCCAGCATTTCGCCATTCCAGCGACCTTCGGCAATTACCGGTTGTGGGTCATCAGCATGACGCACGAAGACTAGTACGCAATAGTAGTAAGCGGATTTATCCGCGTGCGCGGCGAGGTCGGCGATCAGTTTTTCATTATTACGCTGATCTGATTTGGGTTCGCCGGCATAGCGTGCCGAATACACACCCGGTGCACCGCCCAGTGCATTGACGCAGACGCCAGAGTCGTCGGCCAATGCCGGCTTGCCCGTCAGGCGTGCAGCGTGGCGCGCCTTGGCAATTGCGTTTTCGACGAAGGTGACGTGCGGCTCTTCCGCTTCAGGTACGTTGAATTCGCCCTGCGCATGCACATCGAAATTGATGGACGACAGTAAGGCACTGAATTCTTTCAATTTACCTGCATTATTGGAGGCGAGGATAAGGGTACGCGACATGGTGATCCGAAAATAAAAACGATAAAAAACCCGGCATCAAAAACAGCCGGGTTATTCGATGTAATGCACAGCAACCAGGCTGCATGGACATTTACATTAAAGCAACGACGTTCAGAGCAGGCTCTATTTTACGCAGCTATTGCCAATGCCTGTTTTTGCATCACGATCAGGTCGCTGATGCCGTCTTGCGCCAAATCCAGCAGTTTATCCATCGTGGCACGGTCAAAAGCAGCGCCTTCAGCGGTTCCCTGCACTTCAATGAAGTGGCCGGCATCGGTCATGACGATATTCATATCGGTATCGCAATCGGAGTCTTCGTCGTAATCGAGATCCAGCACCGGCTGGCCTTTATACACGCCAACCGAAATCGCTGCGACAAAGTGCTTGAGCGGGATCGCAGGAATAACGTTCTGCGCCACCAGTTTGCTGAAGGCATCGTAAGCAGCAACCATGGTGCCGGTAATCGCTGCTGTACGGGTGCCGCCATCAGCCTGGATGACGTCGCAATCCAGATGCAAAGTGCGTTCGCCAAAAGCCTGCAAGTCGAAAGCTGCGCGCAATGAGCGACCGATCAAACGCTGGATTTCCTGCGTACGACCGGATTGTTTGCCACGTGCGGCTTCGCGATCCATGCGGGTGTGGGTCGAACGCGGCAGCATGCCGTATTCAGCTGTCAACCAGCCCTGGCCTTTGCCCTTGAGGAAGCCGGGTACGCGGTCTTCGATGCTGGCGGTGCAGATGACTTTGGTATCGCCGCATTCGATCAGGACCGAACCTTCAGCATGCTTGGTGTAGTTACGGGTCAGTTTAATGGCGCGCAAGGCGTCAGCGGCGCGTCCGCTGGGACGATTTTCATACGACATGTGGCTTTAATTCCTGGAAGTGATACGTGATGATTTATCGATAGCGTTGCGGATTTCTTCAATCGCTTTTTCGATTTCTGAATCGTTATAGGTGTCTGCGTTTTCCAAATCCTGGTGCCGTGGCGCCTGAATCGTGGTGGTGACACTGCCTATAGGCAAAGTATGCGTAGTGATGGTGCTATTGCCCTGCAGATTTTCGCTGCTCTCCCACATCATTGCCAAAGCGGTGACATTATCGCCTGTTTTGCCGGCAATGCCAGTGGCAGTCGTGAGTAATTCCGGCACCGCACGCACGATAGTATTGTTATGCAGACGCTCCGTCAACTCATGGTCAGGCAATACCGACCACAAACCGTCTGAACACAGCAGCATGATATCGCCCGCTTGCAGGCTGGCGCGCCGCGAGATTTCCACAATCGGCATATTCGGTGCGCCAAGGCAGTTAAACAGCTTGTTGCGATCAGGATGCGTATCGCGTTCCGATGGATCGACCTTGCCTTGTGCAATCAGTGTTTCGATACGTGAGTGATCGCGTGTACGCGCCAGAATCTGACCGCTACGCATCCAGTACAAACGCGAATCGCCACAGTGCGCCCACATCGCACTATTGTGCTGAATCAAACAAGCAACGATGGTAGTACGCGGCGTTTCCGGCAAGTTGTTGATGGCACGATAACGATGTATCTCGCGGTGCGCGGCGAAGAAGCTATCTTCGAGAAAACGCTCTGGCTTTTTCACATACGGCGTGGCATTTTCCTGAAACAGGGAAGCAATCGTCTGCATCGCGATCTGCGCTGCCATCTCACCCATGATGTGCCCACCCATACCATCGGCTACCAGCAGCAGCAAAGCATCCCGCGTGAAGCTGTAGCCCATGCGGTCCTGGTTGTTCTTGCGACCACCAATATGGCTTTCTTGATAAACAGAGAATCGCATGGCTTCTTAGATAAAAATGGTAGGAATGAGCTTAGCGCGTGTGCTCTTGTATCGTTGTCGATGCGTGCGC is a genomic window containing:
- a CDS encoding RES family NAD+ phosphorylase, translated to MAVPPLVQLRQFDTCRLIPSRFVDKEDSVLVPLAEDAKHLADIFELDNATNERLIAEHGRAAGIGVDELVFGVPHFRMINAAFTYARPEGSRFNNDERGAWYCGFDIETSLDEIIFHKTVEYYEIDRFDDSVRYQTLLADFNNEFHDLRGASRYAKCLTPNSYVASQKLAAQLLEEGSLGIIYPSVRHAGGTNLACFRPALVGNVRRGIAYELAWTGTPHPTVRAIVS
- a CDS encoding antitoxin Xre-like helix-turn-helix domain-containing protein; protein product: MSAAYAYPKSRFEPAGLVDLNAKSERERLSSSALKGFFRLADAWKLRDEDARELLGGLSSSAFYEWKKNPDRVLEVDRITRISYLIGIYKALHILYGDKLADEWISLPNKNIIFAGQSPLAYMQAGGLLAMQVVRKLLDARRGGL
- a CDS encoding helix-turn-helix domain-containing protein: MTIGNRLDQAMNAARIKSQSELARISGVPQATISRILKGVGAKGPETETIKKLARACKVSFSWLNEGENFDAIENITPHEPQSKIYPVLDKRIAHAVKLMQQMPEYKLNQAIKIIDTIAEPVPKNESD
- a CDS encoding methyl-accepting chemotaxis protein; protein product: MTMFANMKVGTKLSLGFGITALLTLLIAVFSLLRINQIDGVIATQNDIRTQQLERLYTAREALGQTGLAARNAYIFTDKADAMKELDILDEQKAIYLDALSKMTPLFKGNADFDKVSKGLLAMAEELKRPRKFREAEQMEEFGKFLVNECSPLRRQIVADIGTVVKSMQQVVDAKSEEANQAARQSITIIVAISAVALLLSIGLGILISRAITRPLNQAVKVAQTVASGDLTSKIEVKSKDETGQLLQALKEMNQSLIGIVDEVRSGTATMATASNQIASGNMDLSSRTEEQASSLEETASSMEELTSTVKQNADNARQANSLSLSASEIAVKGGQVVSEVVVTMNGINDSAKKITDIIGVIDGIAFQTNILALNAAVEAARAGEQGRGFAVVASEVRNLAQRSAAAAKEIKTLIDDSVGRVDTGSKLVVQAGSTMTEVVDSVKRVTDIMAEIMAASQEQSAGIEQVNQAIAQMDHVTQQNAALVEEAAAAAGSLKDQAVKLEQTVSVFKIDGTTTHVEQQEIVTRSTQVRPALASKLSSIKRAVSAPRHLAVVASATGID
- a CDS encoding helix-turn-helix domain-containing protein yields the protein MLKELVMTATNFPELYPVDGAEGRLATVMLDQLSTALVENLHLPMPRDRRLHKLAEMLIDDPADKATVAEWAVRIGMSDRSLSRLLLQEIGMSFGRWRRQLHVILSLQRLSKGESVQAIALDLGYESASGFVTMFRKAVGKPPARYLSERNDASIGFIQAPSIRLAEKE
- the hemW gene encoding radical SAM family heme chaperone HemW, with the translated sequence MIPIKPISNSIADTLDHSGPARVATAYLKPGALSLTALPPLSLYVHFPWCVKKCPYCDFNSHEATGGFPEDEYLSALRADLEMALPLIWGRKIYTIFIGGGTPSLLSAKGLDRLLSDIRTLLPLDGAVEITMEANPGTFEAEKFKSYRASGINRLSIGIQSFNSRHLDALGRIHNGDEAQRAVDIAASNFDNFNLDLMYALPSQTLEEARQDVQTAIAYAPPHLSLYHLTMEPNTVFAKYPPVVPDDDASADMQDMIEQETSAAGYQHYEVSAYAQPKRQARHNLNYWEFGDYLGIGAGAHTKLSFPHRVIRQARYKQPKSYMENMRLGNPIQEENEITRNEMGFEFMLNAMRLVDGVDVNRFAERTGMPLNAVEHALNEAEAKGLLYRDHKTIKPTVLGQRFLNDLQQLFLVD
- the rdgB gene encoding RdgB/HAM1 family non-canonical purine NTP pyrophosphatase — protein: MSRTLILASNNAGKLKEFSALLSSINFDVHAQGEFNVPEAEEPHVTFVENAIAKARHAARLTGKPALADDSGVCVNALGGAPGVYSARYAGEPKSDQRNNEKLIADLAAHADKSAYYYCVLVFVRHADDPQPVIAEGRWNGEMLAEPRGQGGFGYDPYFWLPEQQKTAAELTAEEKNRLSHRGQALRALIEKLR
- the rph gene encoding ribonuclease PH: MSYENRPSGRAADALRAIKLTRNYTKHAEGSVLIECGDTKVICTASIEDRVPGFLKGKGQGWLTAEYGMLPRSTHTRMDREAARGKQSGRTQEIQRLIGRSLRAAFDLQAFGERTLHLDCDVIQADGGTRTAAITGTMVAAYDAFSKLVAQNVIPAIPLKHFVAAISVGVYKGQPVLDLDYDEDSDCDTDMNIVMTDAGHFIEVQGTAEGAAFDRATMDKLLDLAQDGISDLIVMQKQALAIAA
- a CDS encoding PP2C family protein-serine/threonine phosphatase produces the protein MRFSVYQESHIGGRKNNQDRMGYSFTRDALLLLVADGMGGHIMGEMAAQIAMQTIASLFQENATPYVKKPERFLEDSFFAAHREIHRYRAINNLPETPRTTIVACLIQHNSAMWAHCGDSRLYWMRSGQILARTRDHSRIETLIAQGKVDPSERDTHPDRNKLFNCLGAPNMPIVEISRRASLQAGDIMLLCSDGLWSVLPDHELTERLHNNTIVRAVPELLTTATGIAGKTGDNVTALAMMWESSENLQGNSTITTHTLPIGSVTTTIQAPRHQDLENADTYNDSEIEKAIEEIRNAIDKSSRITSRN